Proteins from a single region of Pseudomonas sp. 10S4:
- a CDS encoding RNA-binding protein, protein MTDPIRLSKRLIELVGCSRREAELFIEGAGSPWTAKLIDEPQFKVENQKVELDPQAQATAPEPVTILLNVPVGVDAETAMATISAETLSEEHRFSKRPLKGHFLRLTASTDLQANASGLLVFTQDWKILRKLTADSAKIEQEYVVEVEGEMVAHGLNRLNHGLTYKGKELPPVKASWQNENRLRFAMKNPQPGVIALFCQAVGLKVVAIRRIRIGGVSIGKVPLGQWRYLSGKEKF, encoded by the coding sequence ATGACTGACCCGATTCGTCTCTCCAAACGCCTCATCGAACTCGTCGGCTGTTCCCGTCGGGAGGCTGAGCTGTTCATCGAGGGGGCTGGGTCACCGTGGACGGCGAAGCTCATCGACGAGCCGCAGTTCAAGGTCGAGAACCAGAAAGTCGAGCTCGATCCGCAGGCCCAGGCCACTGCGCCGGAGCCGGTGACGATTCTGCTGAACGTGCCCGTGGGCGTGGATGCGGAAACGGCGATGGCAACCATCAGCGCCGAGACCCTGAGCGAAGAACACCGCTTCAGCAAACGTCCGCTCAAGGGCCACTTCCTGCGCCTGACCGCCAGCACCGACCTGCAAGCCAACGCCAGCGGTCTTCTGGTGTTCACCCAGGACTGGAAGATCCTGCGCAAGCTCACCGCCGATTCCGCGAAAATCGAACAAGAGTATGTGGTCGAAGTTGAAGGCGAGATGGTGGCTCACGGCCTCAATCGCCTGAACCATGGCCTGACTTACAAGGGCAAGGAACTGCCGCCGGTCAAGGCCAGTTGGCAGAACGAAAACCGTCTGCGCTTTGCGATGAAGAACCCACAACCGGGCGTCATTGCCCTGTTCTGCCAGGCCGTTGGTCTGAAGGTCGTCGCCATCCGCCGCATCCGCATCGGCGGCGTGTCCATCGGCAAAGTGCCGCTGGGGCAATGGCGCTACCTGTCCGGCAAAGAGAAGTTCTAA
- a CDS encoding DUF1456 family protein, translating into MIHNDVLRSVRYMLDISDKKVIEIIKTGGMDVSMEDLLTYLDKKEEDEEGFVRCPDDVMAHFLDGLVIFKRGKDESRPPQPIETPVTNNIILKKLRVAFELKEDDMHAILKASEFPVSKPELSALFRKFGHTNYRTCGDQLLRNFLKGLTLRVRPQ; encoded by the coding sequence ATGATTCACAACGACGTACTGCGCAGCGTGCGCTACATGCTCGACATCAGCGACAAGAAAGTCATCGAGATCATCAAGACCGGCGGCATGGACGTGTCCATGGAAGACCTGCTGACCTACCTCGATAAAAAAGAGGAAGACGAGGAAGGCTTCGTACGCTGCCCGGACGACGTCATGGCGCATTTCCTCGATGGTTTGGTGATCTTCAAGCGTGGCAAGGACGAAAGCCGTCCGCCGCAGCCGATCGAAACGCCGGTGACCAACAACATCATCCTGAAGAAACTGCGCGTGGCCTTCGAACTGAAAGAAGACGACATGCACGCGATCCTCAAGGCCTCCGAGTTCCCGGTGTCCAAGCCTGAGCTGAGCGCGCTGTTCCGCAAATTTGGCCACACCAACTACCGCACCTGTGGCGACCAGTTGCTGCGCAACTTCCTCAAGGGCCTGACCCTGCGCGTTCGTCCGCAGTAA
- a CDS encoding SDR family oxidoreductase, with protein MHPYFSLQGRTALVTGGTRGIGKMIAKAYVEAGATVYVCARDAEACLQTAEELSAFGRCHGLAANLATEEGVLQLATRLGEQITHLDILVNNAGTTWGAPLESYPIKGWEKVMQLNVTSVFNCIQQFLPLLRKGGSAANPARIINIGSVAGISSFGEQAYAYGPSKAALHQLSRILARELVSQHINVNVIAPGRFPSKMTQHIGSDEKALAEDTALIPMKRWGREEEMAALAISLASTAGAYMTGNIIPLDGGFSL; from the coding sequence ATGCACCCCTACTTTTCCCTGCAAGGCCGCACCGCCCTGGTGACCGGCGGCACCCGTGGTATCGGCAAAATGATCGCCAAGGCTTATGTCGAGGCCGGCGCCACGGTGTACGTCTGCGCGCGGGATGCCGAGGCCTGCCTGCAAACGGCCGAGGAGCTGAGCGCGTTTGGTCGCTGCCACGGCTTGGCGGCCAACCTGGCCACCGAAGAAGGCGTGCTGCAACTGGCTACGCGGCTGGGCGAGCAGATCACCCATCTCGACATTCTGGTCAACAACGCCGGCACCACGTGGGGCGCGCCGCTGGAAAGCTACCCGATCAAGGGTTGGGAGAAGGTCATGCAACTGAATGTGACCTCGGTGTTCAACTGCATCCAGCAGTTTCTGCCGCTGCTGCGCAAGGGCGGATCGGCGGCGAATCCGGCGCGGATCATCAACATTGGGTCGGTGGCAGGGATTTCTTCCTTCGGTGAACAGGCTTATGCCTACGGGCCGAGCAAGGCGGCCCTGCATCAACTGTCGAGGATTCTGGCGCGGGAACTGGTCAGCCAGCACATCAACGTCAACGTGATCGCGCCGGGACGTTTCCCGAGCAAGATGACCCAGCACATTGGCAGTGATGAGAAAGCATTGGCGGAGGATACGGCGTTGATTCCGATGAAGCGCTGGGGCCGGGAGGAAGAGATGGCGGCGCTGGCGATCAGTTTGGCGAGTACGGCTGGGGCGTATATGACCGGGAATATTATTCCGCTGGATGGTGGGTTTAGTCTCTAG
- the tsaA gene encoding tRNA (N6-threonylcarbamoyladenosine(37)-N6)-methyltransferase TrmO, which yields MTYSVSPIGFVRSCFKEKFAIPRQPQLAPAARGVLELVAPFDQGDAVQGLEQVSHVWLLFLFHQALEEKPRLKVRPPRLGGNKSMGVFATRATHRPNGIGQSVVKLDKVEANRLWISGIDLLDGTPILDIKPYVPYADIIDTASNSIASAAPQLIPVQWTDSALQQAHAHAQRLDEPLVALIEQCLAQDPRPAYQIPTPEREYGAQFWDLDVRWHYPEAGVIRVLEVIPVPNT from the coding sequence ATGACCTACAGCGTTTCCCCCATCGGCTTCGTGCGCTCCTGCTTCAAGGAGAAATTCGCCATCCCGCGCCAACCGCAACTGGCCCCGGCCGCTCGCGGTGTGTTGGAGCTGGTGGCGCCGTTCGATCAAGGCGATGCGGTGCAAGGGCTGGAGCAGGTCAGCCATGTCTGGCTGCTGTTCCTGTTCCATCAGGCCCTGGAAGAAAAGCCACGACTCAAAGTCCGCCCTCCTCGCCTCGGCGGTAATAAATCCATGGGCGTGTTCGCCACTCGTGCGACGCATCGGCCCAACGGGATCGGCCAGTCAGTGGTCAAACTGGACAAGGTTGAAGCCAATCGGCTGTGGATTTCCGGGATCGACTTGCTCGACGGCACGCCGATTCTCGACATCAAACCCTACGTGCCTTACGCCGACATCATCGACACGGCGTCCAATAGCATCGCCAGCGCCGCGCCGCAGCTGATTCCCGTGCAGTGGACGGATTCGGCGCTGCAACAGGCTCACGCACATGCTCAGCGCCTTGACGAGCCGTTAGTGGCGCTGATTGAGCAATGCCTGGCGCAAGACCCACGTCCGGCGTACCAGATTCCTACGCCGGAAAGGGAATATGGCGCACAGTTCTGGGATCTGGATGTGCGCTGGCATTACCCGGAGGCCGGGGTGATCCGAGTCCTGGAAGTCATCCCGGTTCCCAACACGTAG
- the rimO gene encoding 30S ribosomal protein S12 methylthiotransferase RimO, with protein MSTTPAPANPKVGFVSLGCPKALVDSERILTQLRMEGYDVVSTYEDADVVVVNTCGFIDSAKAESLEVIGEAIKENGKVIVTGCMGVEEGNIRKVHPSVLAVTGPQQYEQVVNAVHDAVPPRQDHNPLIDLVPPQGIKLTPRHYAYLKISEGCNHSCSFCIIPSMRGKLVSRPVGDVLDEAQRLVKAGVKELLVISQDTSAYGVDVKYRTGFWNGAPVKTRMTELCEALSSLGVWVRLHYVYPYPHVDELIPLMAAGKILPYLDIPFQHASPKVLKAMKRPAFEDKTLARIKNWRVICPDLIIRSTFIVGFPGETEEDFQYLLDWLTEAQLDRVGCFQYSPVEGAPANLLDAAIVPDDVKQDRWDRFMAHQQAISSARLQLRVGREIEVLVDEVDEQGAVGRCFFDAPEIDGNVFIDNGSNLKPGDKVWCKVTDADEYDLWAEQI; from the coding sequence ATGTCCACCACTCCTGCGCCGGCCAATCCAAAGGTTGGCTTCGTATCCCTGGGTTGCCCCAAAGCACTGGTCGACTCCGAGCGCATCCTTACCCAGTTGCGCATGGAAGGCTATGACGTTGTGTCCACTTACGAGGACGCCGACGTCGTGGTGGTCAACACCTGCGGCTTCATCGACTCGGCCAAGGCTGAATCCCTGGAAGTGATCGGCGAAGCCATCAAGGAAAACGGCAAGGTCATCGTGACCGGCTGCATGGGCGTCGAAGAAGGCAACATTCGCAAAGTACACCCAAGTGTGCTGGCCGTGACCGGTCCGCAGCAGTACGAGCAAGTGGTCAACGCCGTGCACGACGCCGTGCCGCCGCGCCAGGATCACAACCCGCTGATCGACCTGGTGCCGCCGCAAGGCATCAAGCTGACCCCGCGCCATTACGCGTACCTGAAGATTTCCGAAGGCTGCAACCACAGCTGCAGCTTCTGCATCATCCCGTCGATGCGCGGCAAACTGGTCAGCCGTCCGGTCGGTGATGTGCTCGACGAGGCCCAGCGCCTGGTCAAGGCCGGCGTCAAAGAGCTGTTGGTGATCTCGCAAGACACCAGTGCCTATGGCGTCGACGTGAAGTACCGCACCGGTTTCTGGAACGGCGCGCCGGTCAAAACCCGCATGACCGAACTCTGCGAAGCCCTGAGCAGCCTTGGCGTCTGGGTTCGCTTGCACTACGTTTACCCGTACCCGCACGTTGACGAGCTGATCCCGTTGATGGCCGCCGGCAAGATCCTGCCGTACCTGGACATCCCGTTCCAGCACGCCAGCCCGAAAGTCCTGAAAGCCATGAAACGCCCGGCCTTCGAAGACAAGACCCTGGCACGAATCAAGAACTGGCGCGTGATCTGCCCGGACCTGATCATCCGTTCGACCTTCATCGTCGGCTTCCCCGGCGAGACGGAGGAGGACTTCCAGTACCTGCTGGACTGGCTGACCGAAGCGCAACTCGATCGCGTCGGCTGCTTCCAGTACTCGCCGGTCGAAGGCGCACCGGCCAACCTGCTGGACGCGGCTATCGTGCCGGACGACGTCAAGCAAGACCGTTGGGACCGCTTCATGGCGCACCAACAAGCCATCAGCTCGGCGCGCCTGCAACTGCGTGTCGGCCGTGAAATCGAAGTGCTGGTGGACGAAGTCGACGAGCAAGGCGCAGTCGGCCGCTGCTTCTTCGACGCCCCGGAAATCGACGGCAACGTGTTCATCGACAACGGCAGCAACTTGAAGCCAGGCGACAAAGTCTGGTGCAAAGTGACCGACGCCGACGAATACGACCTGTGGGCTGAACAGATCTAA
- the fpr gene encoding ferredoxin-NADP reductase, producing MSNMNHERVLSVHHWNDTLFSFKCTRDPGLRFENGQFVMIGLQQPNGRPLMRAYSIASPNWEEHLEFFSIKVPDGPLTSQLQHLKEGDEIIISKKPTGTLVLDDLKPGKHLYLLSTGTGLAPFMSVIQDPETYERFEKVILCHGVRYVNEVAYREFITEHLPQNEFFGEALRDKLIYYPTVTREPFENEGRLTDLMRSGKLFSDIGLPPINPQDDRAMLCGSPSMLDETSEVLNSFGLKVSPRMREPGDYLIERAFVEK from the coding sequence ATGAGCAACATGAACCACGAGCGTGTCCTCAGTGTTCATCACTGGAACGACACTCTGTTCAGCTTCAAGTGCACCCGCGACCCGGGCCTGCGCTTCGAGAACGGTCAGTTCGTGATGATCGGCCTGCAACAGCCCAACGGCCGCCCGCTTATGCGCGCTTACTCGATTGCCAGCCCGAACTGGGAAGAGCATCTCGAGTTCTTCAGCATCAAGGTGCCTGATGGTCCGCTGACTTCGCAGTTGCAGCATCTGAAGGAAGGCGACGAGATCATCATCAGCAAGAAGCCTACCGGCACGCTGGTGCTGGATGACTTGAAGCCTGGCAAACATTTGTACCTGCTCAGCACCGGTACTGGTCTGGCGCCGTTCATGAGCGTCATTCAGGACCCGGAAACCTACGAGCGTTTCGAAAAAGTGATCCTGTGCCACGGCGTACGTTACGTCAACGAAGTCGCTTACCGCGAATTCATCACCGAGCACCTGCCGCAGAACGAATTCTTCGGCGAAGCCCTGCGTGACAAGTTGATTTACTACCCAACCGTGACCCGCGAGCCGTTTGAGAACGAAGGTCGCCTGACCGACCTGATGCGCAGCGGCAAGCTGTTCAGCGATATCGGTCTGCCACCGATCAACCCGCAGGACGACCGCGCCATGCTGTGCGGCAGCCCGAGCATGCTCGACGAAACCAGCGAAGTGCTGAACAGCTTCGGCCTGAAAGTTTCGCCGCGGATGCGCGAGCCGGGTGACTACCTGATCGAGCGTGCGTTCGTCGAGAAGTAA
- a CDS encoding diacylglycerol kinase, translating into MSPFKGQTGLKRILNASGYSLDGLRAAFTGEAAFRQLVLLNVILIPISFFLNVSRVEQALLIAVCLLALIVELLNSAVEAAIDRISLELHPLSKNAKDMGSAAQFVALSMIALVWAVILL; encoded by the coding sequence ATGTCACCTTTTAAAGGCCAGACCGGCCTAAAACGCATCCTTAACGCCTCCGGTTACTCGCTGGATGGCCTGCGCGCCGCCTTCACTGGCGAAGCGGCTTTTCGTCAGTTGGTGTTGCTCAACGTCATCCTGATTCCGATTTCGTTCTTCCTGAACGTCAGCCGCGTCGAACAGGCGTTGTTGATCGCCGTCTGTCTGCTGGCCCTGATCGTCGAGTTGCTCAATTCGGCGGTAGAAGCGGCCATCGACCGCATTTCCCTTGAATTGCACCCACTGTCCAAGAACGCCAAGGACATGGGCAGCGCCGCGCAATTCGTGGCGTTGAGCATGATTGCGCTGGTGTGGGCGGTGATTCTGCTTTAA
- a CDS encoding acetyltransferase: MRRHSVIHTPKQSDYEELTRVWEASVRATHDFLPDSYIELLKNMVLTRYLDAVMLVCTKDSRQRITGFAGVAAGKVEMLFIDPAHRGQGLGKQLLRYALEHLNADELDVNEQNPQALGFYFKQGFEVIGRSEVDGMGQPYPLLHMRMRQNQQLARNG, encoded by the coding sequence ATGCGCCGACATTCGGTCATCCACACACCGAAACAGAGCGACTACGAAGAACTCACCCGGGTCTGGGAGGCCTCGGTGCGCGCCACCCATGACTTTTTGCCGGACAGCTACATCGAACTGTTGAAGAACATGGTGCTGACACGCTACCTCGACGCGGTGATGCTGGTCTGCACCAAAGATTCGCGCCAGCGCATCACCGGGTTCGCGGGTGTCGCAGCGGGCAAGGTCGAAATGCTCTTCATTGATCCGGCCCATCGCGGCCAAGGGCTAGGCAAGCAACTGCTGCGCTATGCCCTGGAACACCTGAACGCCGATGAACTGGACGTCAACGAACAGAACCCGCAAGCCCTGGGGTTTTACTTCAAGCAGGGTTTCGAGGTGATTGGCCGCTCGGAAGTCGATGGTATGGGCCAGCCTTATCCGCTGTTGCACATGCGTATGCGCCAAAACCAACAACTGGCGCGCAATGGCTGA